One window of the Streptomyces sp. ITFR-21 genome contains the following:
- a CDS encoding TerD family protein → MGVSLSKGGNVSLTKEAPGLTAVTVGLGWDVRTTTGTDFDLDASALLLNTSGKVVSDKHFIFFNNLKSPDGSVEHTGDNLTGEGEGDDEAIKVNLATVPAEVDKIVFPVSIYDGETRQQSFGQVRNAFIRVVNQAGGVEIARYDLTEDASTETAMVFGELYRNGAEWKFRAVGQGYASGLRGIAQDFGVNL, encoded by the coding sequence ATGGGTGTCAGCCTCTCCAAGGGCGGCAATGTCTCGCTGACGAAGGAGGCCCCCGGACTCACGGCGGTCACCGTCGGCCTGGGCTGGGACGTCCGCACCACCACGGGTACCGACTTCGACCTCGACGCGAGCGCGCTGCTGCTCAACACGTCGGGCAAGGTCGTCTCGGACAAGCACTTCATCTTCTTCAACAACCTCAAGAGCCCCGACGGATCCGTCGAGCACACCGGCGACAACCTCACCGGTGAGGGCGAGGGCGACGACGAGGCGATCAAGGTGAACCTCGCCACCGTGCCCGCCGAGGTCGACAAGATCGTCTTCCCCGTCTCCATCTATGACGGCGAGACCCGGCAGCAGAGTTTTGGCCAGGTGCGCAACGCCTTCATCCGCGTCGTCAACCAGGCCGGCGGCGTCGAGATCGCCCGCTACGACCTCACCGAGGACGCGTCCACCGAGACCGCCATGGTCTTCGGCGAGCTCTACCGCAACGGCGCCGAGTGGAAGTTCCGCGCCGTCGGCCAGGGCTACGCCTCCGGCCTGCGCGGCATCGCGCAGGACTTCGGCGTCAACCTCTGA